From the genome of Solanum lycopersicum chromosome 7, SLM_r2.1:
TGTTATTTAACTACTTTATTCACTATTTACTTGTATATACGATATAATTTATCGGCGAAGGGTGTCACATGAGTGTAGCTAAGTGCCTGAAGAGTATACTAGTCATTGGGAATTCTTTATTCCAAAACTTTACTAGGCTGACCTTTAGATTTAAAGTGATCAATAGGATGACTGATACCATGTAAAATAGATCTTGAGTCTAACTCAAGAGAAACAGTTAACTCAAGAAGTGAAGATTGCCTAAGTCATGATAAAGAAAAACAGAAGAATTGAATGGTATGTGAGAAGTTGTGACTTCAAAGAaattaaaacatcaaaaaaaaattataattaactttATACAATAGTAACTCTCAttcttgtcattttttttattttttttttaaaatgaaataaaaatcatgaattgATGCTTAATTAAGTTTGTCTATGGGCAGCTTCAAGAGCAAAAGGTGTAATTTCTGAAGATTTATTATTAGCATGTATGAAGTTATGATGATGAACTTCTTCCAACTCTTTCTTTGTCCTTATAATGTCATCTTGTTCATGCAAATCTTCTTCTACTGAGAGTACTATTGTCTCAAGTTTCCCATGAGGTCCTTCAACAATTGCTTCCTTTATTTTAACATGATCATCAATGTGTTtcacttctttttcttcaactaGCATTatactcttcttctttttcttcaagaagTATGTGCAAAAAGCAAGAATAGCTAGGCCAAGTAAGATGCAACCGAACGTCGAGAAAACGAGTATTACTATGATGTAGCTTTGATCAGAGGAAGGTGGTGGTGGAAATGGGAAGTTGTTATCCATAGTTTTGATGTGTTGGGAAATTGTTATGAGTTTTGTTGAGAGTTCTTGATGATGACTTTTGAAGTTGTGATGAAGAGTATATTGAGTTCTTGGCTTCTTATTTATATGTGTGGTTTAGATCTTATTTATATGTGTGGTTTCCTAaaggtttaatttatttgtattactttttctttcagtcagttaaaaaattatttcttttcttttttggtaatttcttaattttaagttttaacatgatttttggtACAttctacatatttttattttaaaattacttattaaaatatattttttattttcttaaatttcgtgtTAAATTGAAATCAGATAAACAAAGAGAGTTTTTCTCCTTTTGTTTTTAGGGTATGCTTTGAAGTAAGTAAAGACTTGGCTCAGATGTGAAGATATAGGAAGTCTTAATTTTGATGCGTTGATTGTAGTGAAGAACACTTTTTCCTTTGTTACACTCTTTTACAAACGTAGTTATTTTGCTTTTTAAGTGATCTTCTAGTGTCCTACTCCTCAAAAACATGGAAATTCTACAGGAAACTCAAAGGCAACTGTGGTGTTTGAATTAATTTACATGCACCTcgattaattttatgaaatatatgtcatatttcataaaaaacaaatatcaagTAACTCAACATGCAACTAATTTCACAATACGTGTCAAACTAAAGTCAATGTCGAAGTAAGGATTTTAAATTAGAAAGTATAACATCTAAAGAAAATAACACACGAATAAATTGAAAGAATTCAACATAcactataaatatattaaaaataattttaactatatataaatactaTAATTTGTTTGAATGAACTCCCTGACCATTAGTTGGCTCAGCCATAGACCAAGGATAGAACAAATCTAAAAAAATCACTTTCACTAATTACTAAAGTCACACCATTAACTCTGCTCTAATCATGATTGTCCTATTTCTACAAGTGTTGAGTGCAAAATAAGTTCCATTATTGATCCACCCTTTTCTTCTCCCACTTCGCTTGAATATGTTTTAATATAACACCTAGTAGATCTGTCGAAATTCTATCGATATACATAAATTTGGGATTGAGGGAGTAAtgtatataatttgaaaattacgtataatatattataaattataataattaacatcataaaatactttttaaaaaatataaaaaattgagtcaacttttcaaattttatttgggcgacataaattgggacaaaggagataacatatattatttaaaattgacacaaaaattaaaatactataaatcacagtaaataatgatttttataaaaattttaattgatcgactctccaaacttcacaaattaaaattaaaaaatattaaaatatatcggACTCGCACTTACAAAGACTTCTATCAAGTTGCAGTAACATAGTTAcatgataatataatataatagattagtaaatttcacttttttattgttaaaactaaaaataaatgagCTATGTGTGAAATGGATCTTAAATTTCACCGCTCTTTATTTCTTATCACATAAAATCATTTGAGGACATTTATTTTAGGTAGTTATATTTGAGAAATCCATTAAAGCACTTCAAAATAATTGATTGTTGTCATCTTTTAATATTGTGTGACAATATAttagagaaagaataaaaaagagttattgttttgattctttaataaaatcaatagatGCTTTGAAGGATTTAATATGGATGTCACATTATTGTAGGAGAATCTGAATAATATAGGTTAAAGGTGTTTTAGTTGGATATCATTTGACTAGGGTTAGGCATATTATggtttaaaacaaaataaatgactgaactaattttatttttttaaaaaaatgatttcaatttgTTCGATCAATTTTGATTATTAAACCTAGAATTTTGGTTATTTGGTTCGATTTtcgattttaaattattttaatacgGTTAAAtcgaaaaatcaaaatcaaattgcACTATACTTACAATTATGAAAATTCTCACAAAAACTTTTCAGAAAAGaattctaattttttcataaatcactTTCGAAAATTGTGTTTTATTCATTGTTAATGATCTTCAGTATTCTCCCTTAATACCATTAACTAAACTAGTAACATACATTTTCTATTATCACACAAGAACTCCACTTTATTGTATATACTAATGAACATTTTTGTGATTTGCACGGTCATAAAAACTATCTCTAAATTTAGAAATGAACTTCTTATATATTCttacaaaatcaataatatatattaaaatgtttcctctgataaaataaagtaaaacatgAAATGAAAAGTATATAGGTAATATAAGTAgaaattaattgtattttaatatcatttcttaattattatttttaaaattttatttttacccgTATCTAATCTCCCCGTCATTTGTTTATACCATAAATAATAAGCTCtagtttagaaaatatattattttttctcaatttctcaTTATTCTCTTCTTGATTATCTCCGCTTTCTTACCCTACTTCCTCTTTTTATTTGTCTGGATTGTTACTTTCTTTGATcctttctatatatttttatttatttaatttcattatttttttatttctcttattctTATTGTacgtaaaaaataaatcaaattaaatgctataactatattttgatttaattgtgtcctgtggcaaactgtttgtcagttACCTCTCTTCCTtaaactctcgctcgccactctccctctctcgctccatctctcgcttttatacaaacacaagtgtatacacttgtgtttgtataaaaggaGGAAAAactgtatatatacatatatttttgttcccctctctcccctctcccgGATCTTGCTCACcactcttccagatctcgctcgtcacCTTCACCTCtatcacttatacaaacagaaacgaatTGTATAAATAGTGTtactgtttgtataaagcaagaaaagATTGTATATTCACTTGCAAATGtatatatcttcgtcctatatgcttatatatttatacaatacaaatatttctctgcccaatttttttttgtctttctctttttctcgttttatacatacacaaattacacaattgatttgtatacaaCTGATTTCTTTTGGATATGTTtaacgaattatacacttggtttctttgtatatgtataacaaattatacatatttatgtttgttatggagcacaattatgcgaactttgctatatgtgaaagttgctcttttttaaatactttttttctaCTTTAATATTCTAATCACCAATGAAAATTCTAACGTCTTTCatctttcttcatcttttatagTAATTATCTTGCCTAATTAATTGAGTaactttttaatcaaatttagattttaaaattaatataataggTACTAACACATTAAAGAGACTCGAATACAATAAGTGATAGTTAATAGtaagtaattaaaaatatgagttATATGTATTCATGAGAAATATTTGAAGCActgacttttatttttttgacattttttttgttttaatagtaaaaaacagatttaaaaataggaaaatggtaaaaaaaaattgagaaaaagaaaaatgtggtTATTAGTTATAGAGTTGGAATACCACTTTGTCTATGCCTAGttaaatatgaatatacatagatattaattttaaatttccaaTTACCATATATttggataaataaaaaattgtggtgctaattcaatttttttttatttgttaatgtttttattcatgaactttttgatattttcataACAATCTACAAAAATACacaggaaaaaaaattcttacatAAATAacgaacaaaaaagaaaataaatcaacaaattaaaagaaaaacacacatataattataacaaaaccTCCATCTATTTGCATTCACTACTTAAATAATACATTTCTCCTCaacttatttataattattcttatgatttATTGTTCaatgttcattttcattttctcatttttttctttttattagtatagttttttcctctttttaagttttttttttcatctttttagaaaattatcTACTTAATAATGTACCATATGGTCTTCATTTTGATAAAGACCATGATATATTCTTCAAGATTAATCACATTGATGTTCATATTAATTTGGTATAAGTTCatcaaaatgagaagaaaatttaattatcttGAAGGATTTCATCAAGAGAGATGATCATATTAGCACAAATTTTTGAatgatttccaaatattttgaagatttattcatgtattatttgatttcatctaatattattctatttgtttttatattattttgattatatataaataatttcatgttattcaacaaaaataaaattatgaaactcTAGTGATCATCATATTAGAAATCTCAATTAGcaatttttactcattttactttgctcttctttcttattattatgtgaatgaacGAAGAGAACCCCCTACCCtaccccccggagtcctcagggcgcacgccccgagaaaccccccaccccccggagtcctcagggcacACGCCCCGAGAAACCCCCcaccccccggagtcctcagggcgcacgccccgagaaaccccccacccccccggagtcctcagggcgcacggcCCGAGAAACACCCCAcccccccggagtcctcagggcgcacggcCCGAGAAACACCCCAcccccccggagtcctcagggcgcacgccccgagaaacACCCtaccccccggagtcctcaaGGCGCACGGCCCGAGAAACACCCCacccccggagtcctcagggcgcacgacCCGAGAAACCCCCCCctccggagtcctcagggcgcacggcccgagaacccccccctccggagtcctcagggcacACGGcccgagaaccccccccccctccgaagtcctcagggcgcacgccccgagaacccccccccttcggagtcctcagggcgcacgccccgagaacccccccaccccggagtcctcagggcgcacgccccgagaacccccccaCCCCGGAGTCCTctgggcgcacgccccgagaaccccccccggagtcctcagggcgcacgccccgagaacccccccggagtcctcagggcgcacgccccaaGAACCCCcgggagtcctcagggcgcacgccccgagaacccccccgggagtcctcagggcgcacgccccgagaaccccccctCGGGAGTCCTCcggggcgcacgccccgagaaccccttTACCCCCCATCCCCCGcgggagtcctcagggcgcaagCCTCGAGAAACCCCCCTACCCCCCCATCCCCATCCCCCCTCGGGAGTCCTCcggggcgcacgccccgagaacccccctaCCCCCCCATCCCCCACGGGAGTCCTCcggggcgcacgccccgagaaccccctaCCCCCCGATCCCCCACGGGAGTCCTCcggggcgcacgccccgagaacccccctaCCGAGAACCCCCCCATCCCCCAcgggagtcctcagggcgcaagCCCCGAGAAACCCCCCCTCGGGAGTCCTCcggggcgcacgccccgagaaccccctaCCCCCCCATCCCCCAcgggagtcctcagggcgcaagCCTCGAGAAACCCCCTACCCCCCATCCCCATCCCCCCTCGGGAGTCCTCAGGGCACACGCCCCGAGAAACCCCCCTACCGAGAACCCCCCCTCGGGAGTCCTCcggggcgcacgccccgagaacccccccaTCCCCCAcaggagtcctcagggcgcaagCCCCGAGAAACCCCCCTACCCCCCCATCCCCATCCCCCATcgggagtcctcagggcgcacgcctcGAGAAACCCCCCATCCCcatccccacccccacccccatcCCCATCCCCATCGCCATCGCCATCGCCATCGCCATCGCCATcgccatcaccatcaccatcaccatcaccatcaccatcaccatcaccatcactaCCCCCCCATCCCCCCCCCcgggagtcctcagggcgcacacCCCGAGAAACCCCCCATCCCCCCcgggagtcctcagggcgcacgccccgagaaacCCCCATCCCCCcgggagtcctcagggcgcacgccctgAGAAACCCCCCATCCCCCCtgggagtcctcagggcgcacgccccgagaaacCCCCCATCCTCCCCTCCgagagtcctcagggcgcacgccccgagaaacCCCCCATCCTTCCCCCgagagtcctcagggcgcacgccccgagaaacCCCCCATCCCCCCcgggagtcctcagggcgcacgccccgagaaacCCCCCATCCCCCCcgggagtcctcagggcgcacgccctgAGAAACCCCCTACCCCCCATCCCCCCcgggagtcctcagggcgcacgccccgagaacccccccccccccccccccccgaaccTCGGAGCGCCGTACTCTGAGGCCCTCTTACCCTAATGgaattcttaattttattatttttgtgttttagtACCTAAATGAATTTTGTTTTCAATAgtgaaaaaattcttttgaagtaaaaattcaataatcaatttgaaaaattacatGTGGGTTGGAATGGGTTTTGCTAACTTATGAGTAGGTTAAAACTAACCAAAACTTTTTGATTTTTAAGAGATTTAGTGAAGTTAAAGTAAAGTTATATATAGTTAGAATTAGTGGATAGAGAgcaatagagagagagagaagtaGTTTGGGCCTTTTGTGCCCAAACTGTTGTTGATTTGGTCCTCTTTGGGTCTAAATTGCTGCTGACTTGAGCCAAATTTCAGTGTATACAGAAAACTGTATTTAGTGTATACAGGCTTGTATAGCAGCCCCTTCCCTGCATTTTTTGCTTTCGTTTGCCCTGTATTTCAGCTTCCCTCCCTTCCACTCAAAGGAATTCAACTTGATGAAATGCAAGGAATTAGTCCAGAAGTGGACTTGAATTGGTATCACATgcaaggaaaataaaatataaagattaGAGTAATCGAAAGGATCTTTAAAACCAAGTGTTTGTTGCTTACACATTAATTACACGAGAATGTTGAGATATACTACCATGAATATTATAccgaaaatcaaacaaatataccCATTTTTCTAGACAAAgatatttcctaattttataCTTGAAGAAAATTAATTCCCATGGAAACTAATCACAAGAAAAGAACAATACATGGAAACTAATCACAAGAAAAGAACAATACATGGAAACTAatcacaagaaaagaaatataaactATAACTTAGGCTAATACAAATTAGATTGagattaagaaagaaaaatagactGGCTTTAATATTCAACAAATCATAAAGACTTAGCCACTGACTAGTATCCTGACACTCTATTTGCAACCAACAATAACACAATCATTTGATTCAACCCAATAGAAACActaaatcatgagttggaaCTTGCCCCTCGAGAACAGATATTAGACACATCTATTGTATTGAGGCAGTGACTcgaaacaaaaaagaaatagcTAAGATTTATGCTTACATTTGCACCCTTTTGACGAAAGTTCATATACATTCACaactaaaaaaagttaaaaacaatCGAAAAGAAAAGCATATTAATTCATCATGAAGATATGCATTGACTCAATCAATCTCACAAACTACATCAAAACCCGAAAGAACATTTACAATCCACCTCACAAGTAACAACTCCATATTTTGCATCGAAATGAATACTAGCTACCACATAGTTAACCAAACTCACGATTAATTTAAGAATATTAATAAACAAATGCATCTTACAAGAAACTTGGATCATGCTAAtggaacaacaacaacaactagaAAGAAAGGACATGGCATTAATTGCCACTTTGGACATTAGCCAAAGCCATGAGTGCAAAACCTGAGGAAGAACCATCATAAACAAGGAACTTGAAAGAAGACTAGCGTTAGAAATGGACTCAAGTCGAGAAGAAAAATTCTACATTTATACTAATTTATTTGCGAGTAAAAGACTAGAGAAAAAAAGAGATCAAATAAGCATAAACATAGAAGCAAAGAATCATCAACACTAAACAGATAGCAACAACATATCACGAGAAAATCCAAATTTGACACCATCTTGAAACCCATGAAAACAAGCAGAAAATACAATACATGGAAAATTCCAACTGTAATAAGGCCCAAACACATTTCAAGATACAAAGCAACAAACATGATCgtaaaagaaagaatgagagaTGAGAGTGTTACATAGGACGAAAGTTATTCTGATTGGAATGAACGAGCTACCAACGGTAAGCTGAAGTGAAACTCCGACAGACTCCggtggaaaacaaaaaaatgagaagGAAGACCCCGAATCCAAACTCTGAATGTTTAGTGTATAAGTCAGGAACGAAGTATTGAGCACACAAGCTACTGATCCAAACAAGTTCATCAAAAGAATAAATCCTAGTAGTATAAACAAATTGGCTACTTAATATACTATCGATGAGTATTATGAATGATTAGCATTATAAACCAAAGAATCCCATCATCTTCCAGGTTCCAAGAAGCAAATAAATAAAACGATGTAAGGCAGATTTATGCTTATATTTACACCCCTTTGATGATAATTGCAGTGGAGAAATCAAACGATATTTGCAGgctaaaaaaatgtaaaaaacaaTTGAAGCAAAGCATATTAATTCATCTTGAAGATATGGATTGACTCAATCAATCTCCGAACTATCAAAAAACCCGAAAGAATTCTATTTACAATCCAACTAACAAGTAACAACTCTATATTTTGCAGAAAATACAGATAAACGAGCAGAAAATACAAACATGATTGGAAAATAAAGAATGAGAGATGAAGGGAGAGTATTGCATCCGGAACGAACGAGCTGAAGTGAAATTCCGGTGGACAACAAACAAACGAGAAAGAACACTTACTCTTTTTGTATGCTGATTCTCTGTGTTTTCCCATCTcaaacaatgaagaagaaagagggGAAAATCAAATTTGTAACGGATAGAAACTGGGTGTGATTTGAACGGAAGTCAATATTTGTAACGGATAGAAATTCCCCCAAATCGAAGCGATTTCATACTTAGGAATTGAAATTCCCAACGGATAGAAATTTGAACGAAAGCCAAAATCACAACGAGATAAGAATCACAACGGATTCCCCCAAATTGAAGTGATTTCATACACGCGCTAGGCTgcatttgtttttattgttgatcGGCTTGGAACTGATATGGGCCAaccaaatttagaattttaattaagacGATCAATTCGGCTAAATAATGAATAAcacattaatataaattaattaatgagattctaaatcttttaaaaattaaaataattaacttaattataaactagttaacttaaaatataaactatttaattaactaaactaattagataaatatttaaataaaataaaatttttctgAGACAATTTT
Proteins encoded in this window:
- the LOC104648484 gene encoding protein TRACHEARY ELEMENT DIFFERENTIATION-RELATED 6; this encodes MDNNFPFPPPPSSDQSYIIVILVFSTFGCILLGLAILAFCTYFLKKKKKSIMLVEEKEVKHIDDHVKIKEAIVEGPHGKLETIVLSVEEDLHEQDDIIRTKKELEEVHHHNFIHANNKSSEITPFALEAAHRQT
- the LOC138337544 gene encoding glycine-rich RNA-binding protein 10-like translates to MGVSRGVRPEDSRGGWGVSRGVRPEDSRGGGWGGSDGDGDGDGDGDGDGDGDGDGDGDGDGDGDGDGGGGGDGDGGFLEACALRTPDGGWGWGGRGVSRGLRPEDSCGGWGGSRGVRPGGLPRGGSR